From Halapricum desulfuricans, a single genomic window includes:
- a CDS encoding peptidylprolyl isomerase, with protein sequence MSSDLTATLHTSEGDIEVQLFEERAPRTVENFVGLAEGANDYENTEIAPGTGAWEDPDTGEKRIDPLYDGVEFHRVIEGFMVQVGDPLGNGRGGPGYTFDDEFHEELRHDGPGVLSMANRGPNTNGSQFFITLAAQPHLDDKHPVFGEVIDGMDVVEAIGSADTDANDQPTSPITLESVEVHD encoded by the coding sequence ATGAGTTCGGATCTGACTGCGACGCTGCACACGAGCGAGGGCGATATCGAGGTACAGCTGTTCGAGGAACGAGCGCCCCGGACGGTCGAGAACTTTGTCGGTCTGGCCGAGGGCGCCAACGACTACGAGAACACGGAGATTGCGCCCGGCACCGGCGCGTGGGAGGATCCCGACACCGGCGAAAAGCGGATCGATCCCCTCTACGACGGGGTGGAGTTCCATCGCGTGATCGAGGGCTTCATGGTCCAGGTCGGCGACCCGCTGGGCAACGGCCGCGGCGGTCCCGGCTACACTTTCGACGACGAGTTCCACGAGGAACTGCGCCACGACGGCCCCGGGGTCCTCTCGATGGCCAACCGCGGCCCGAACACCAACGGCTCGCAGTTCTTCATCACACTCGCGGCCCAGCCCCATCTCGACGACAAGCACCCGGTCTTCGGCGAAGTGATTGACGGGATGGATGTCGTCGAGGCCATCGGCTCGGCGGACACCGACGCGAACGACCAACCGACCTCACCGATCACCCTCGAAAGCGTCGAGGTTCACGACTGA
- a CDS encoding response regulator transcription factor, translating into MSSGDTQTVLVVDDEPDVADAYAAQLREQYTVRTAYSGQKALDAIDETIDVVLLDRRMPEMSGDEVLRTLRSDGIETRVAMVTAVDPDFDIIEMPFDDYLTKPVSRSELFETVRRLLTCAKYDEQFQQFYSLTSKLATLQANKSQSTLAESEEYAELTERREAVREHLDETLSEFNDDAFAAMFRELNPSPPLPDEVIE; encoded by the coding sequence ATGTCATCCGGTGACACGCAGACGGTCCTCGTCGTGGACGACGAACCGGACGTCGCTGACGCCTACGCCGCACAGCTGCGCGAGCAGTACACTGTGCGGACGGCTTACAGCGGCCAGAAGGCACTGGACGCGATCGACGAGACGATCGACGTCGTGTTGCTGGACCGGCGGATGCCGGAGATGTCCGGCGACGAAGTGCTCCGGACCCTGCGCTCGGACGGAATCGAGACACGGGTCGCGATGGTGACGGCCGTCGATCCGGATTTCGACATCATCGAGATGCCCTTCGACGACTATCTGACCAAGCCAGTCTCGCGATCGGAACTGTTCGAGACCGTCAGGCGGTTGCTCACGTGTGCCAAATACGACGAGCAGTTCCAGCAGTTCTACTCGCTGACGAGCAAGCTCGCGACGCTGCAGGCCAACAAGAGCCAGTCCACGTTAGCGGAAAGCGAGGAGTACGCCGAACTCACGGAGCGACGGGAGGCGGTCCGCGAGCACCTCGACGAGACGCTCTCGGAGTTCAACGACGACGCGTTCGCTGCGATGTTCCGCGAGTTGAACCCGAGCCCGCCGCTTCCCGACGAAGTGATCGAGTGA
- the mptA gene encoding GTP cyclohydrolase MptA produces the protein MSEQLPDVQATSPDVTVGLNRVGVTGVEKLVKLGREDKRPIVLMAEFEVFVDLPSWRKGADMSRNMEVIDETLEAAVAEEVYRVENVCGEAAERLLEKHDYTEQAEVKMEAEYVTREETPVSEKPTQSTADIIASATATEDGTREEIGAEVTGMTVCPCSQGMSVARARQTLNDLDVEEEVIDEFLETVPQPGHSQRGHATLTVETDGDPPVDLNELIEIARESMSARIYNLAKRPDEDHMTYQSHSDAKFVEDCVRSMAEGVVEAYPDLGDDAIVRMEQSNDESIHQHNAHAERVAAFGDLASEVNGDD, from the coding sequence ATGAGCGAGCAGTTGCCGGACGTCCAGGCGACCAGTCCGGACGTTACCGTGGGGTTGAATCGGGTCGGCGTCACCGGCGTCGAGAAACTCGTCAAGCTCGGTCGCGAGGACAAGCGACCGATCGTCCTGATGGCCGAGTTCGAGGTCTTCGTGGACCTGCCGTCCTGGCGGAAGGGCGCGGACATGTCCCGAAACATGGAGGTCATCGACGAGACGCTGGAAGCCGCCGTCGCCGAAGAAGTCTACCGCGTCGAGAACGTCTGTGGCGAGGCCGCCGAACGTCTGCTGGAGAAACACGACTACACCGAACAGGCCGAGGTGAAGATGGAGGCGGAATACGTCACGCGCGAGGAGACACCTGTAAGCGAGAAACCGACGCAGTCGACTGCCGACATCATCGCGTCGGCGACCGCAACCGAAGACGGTACCAGAGAGGAGATCGGTGCCGAAGTCACGGGCATGACGGTCTGCCCCTGCAGTCAGGGGATGTCCGTCGCGCGGGCCAGACAGACGCTGAACGACCTCGACGTCGAGGAGGAGGTCATCGACGAGTTTCTGGAGACGGTCCCACAGCCGGGACACTCCCAACGTGGGCACGCGACGCTGACCGTCGAGACCGACGGTGACCCCCCGGTCGATCTCAACGAGCTCATCGAGATCGCCCGCGAGTCGATGAGCGCCCGGATCTACAACCTGGCCAAACGCCCCGACGAGGACCACATGACCTACCAGTCCCACAGCGACGCCAAGTTCGTCGAGGACTGCGTCCGATCGATGGCTGAGGGTGTCGTCGAAGCGTACCCCGACCTGGGCGACGACGCAATCGTCCGCATGGAACAGTCGAACGACGAGTCGATCCACCAGCACAACGCCCACGCTGAGCGCGTCGCAGCCTTCGGAGATCTAGCCAGCGAGGTCAACGGCGACGACTGA
- a CDS encoding RNA-guided endonuclease TnpB family protein, with translation MQRSVSTTVRVKLHSLTNRKADLLAREYEAFQTAVHGGDADLYSATDQQASKVQRQKDPNLGTEQPVVLRNDVFDVAYDEDTVLSSWWVKVPVYDPEKGQGNSIWCPAHVPRKDAQLVREGNLRDSELVCRDGDWYVHLVVKRSVTVQDEYDDVLAIDIGARWMATCAFLSDRKTTFYGEEVRRLREHYKQLRKSIGKAKPRQGQQVVERIGDAEARKVDDRLHKIARSIVEDAEERNAVIVVGDLGGIRKDNDKGRYVNDKTHKMPFARLLNYIEYKAYDAGIEVQLVEEYDTSQTCNRCACEGVRATQGRFECPKCGLDDNADKNGALNIGKRALGKFSKPLSEAGAVLAQPETQVIVPRDDEPANLRLLVDSTPSGGTPRL, from the coding sequence TTGCAACGGAGCGTCTCAACCACGGTGCGGGTCAAACTTCACTCGCTGACCAACAGGAAGGCTGACCTGCTCGCCCGTGAGTACGAGGCGTTCCAGACTGCAGTTCACGGTGGAGACGCTGACCTGTACTCTGCAACCGACCAGCAGGCGTCGAAAGTACAACGGCAGAAAGACCCGAACCTCGGTACGGAACAACCTGTCGTCCTTCGCAACGACGTGTTCGACGTGGCCTACGATGAGGACACCGTTCTCTCGTCGTGGTGGGTGAAAGTCCCTGTCTATGACCCCGAGAAAGGACAGGGCAACTCAATCTGGTGTCCAGCCCACGTCCCACGAAAGGACGCACAACTCGTCCGTGAGGGAAATCTTCGAGACAGCGAACTGGTGTGCCGTGACGGTGACTGGTACGTCCATCTCGTCGTCAAGCGGTCTGTGACCGTCCAAGACGAGTACGACGACGTACTGGCAATCGACATAGGCGCACGGTGGATGGCTACCTGCGCGTTCCTTTCCGACCGCAAGACCACGTTCTACGGCGAGGAAGTGCGCCGTCTCCGCGAACACTACAAGCAATTGCGGAAGTCCATCGGGAAGGCGAAACCCCGACAAGGACAGCAGGTAGTCGAGCGTATCGGTGACGCTGAGGCACGAAAGGTGGACGACCGCCTCCACAAGATTGCTCGCTCGATTGTAGAAGATGCTGAGGAACGGAACGCGGTCATCGTCGTGGGCGACCTCGGCGGGATTCGCAAAGACAACGACAAAGGGCGGTATGTCAACGACAAGACCCACAAGATGCCGTTCGCCCGCCTTTTGAACTACATCGAGTACAAGGCCTACGACGCGGGTATCGAGGTGCAGTTGGTCGAAGAATACGACACGTCGCAGACGTGCAACCGCTGTGCCTGCGAAGGTGTCCGAGCAACGCAGGGTCGCTTCGAGTGTCCAAAGTGTGGGCTGGACGACAATGCCGACAAGAACGGTGCGCTCAATATTGGCAAACGAGCCTTGGGCAAGTTCTCGAAACCGCTGTCCGAGGCGGGGGCTGTACTGGCACAGCCCGAAACGCAGGTCATCGTCCCACGGGACGACGAACCTGCGAACCTCCGGCTACTCGTGGATTCAACCCCCAGTGGGGGAACCCCACGGCTTTAG
- the tnpA gene encoding IS200/IS605 family transposase, whose product MPRGFDRERTSVHKLQYHFIWCPKYRKSVLEGGVRARLEELIEEKADELGLEILELAIRPDHVHLFITGDPTLAPNKIMQQVKGYSSRHLRDEFDFGLPSLWTRSYFVSSADDVSSEIIEEYIDAQAGE is encoded by the coding sequence ATGCCTCGTGGGTTCGACAGGGAACGTACGAGCGTCCACAAACTCCAGTACCACTTCATCTGGTGTCCGAAATACCGTAAATCGGTGCTTGAGGGCGGGGTACGCGCCCGTCTCGAAGAACTCATCGAGGAGAAGGCCGACGAACTCGGGTTAGAGATACTGGAGTTGGCGATTCGCCCCGACCACGTACACCTGTTCATCACGGGCGACCCGACACTCGCCCCGAACAAGATAATGCAACAGGTCAAGGGCTACTCCTCGCGGCATCTCCGCGACGAGTTCGACTTCGGCTTGCCGTCGCTGTGGACGCGCTCGTACTTCGTCTCAAGCGCGGACGACGTGTCCAGCGAAATCATTGAGGAGTACATCGACGCCCAAGCAGGTGAGTAG
- a CDS encoding amino acid ABC transporter permease — MSVDETEPAAVGELPGRRRVAVLAVGVVFWAWLLARWASHNAVLDRLFNALGAPGLIRSEVPVRNREPWLSPEPFASAADGVASLGLPEVATGWLVWLLDIVAFAIESAPALAEGAYVTVYLTVASMLLGLAIAIPLSVARVYGGAVLSRLSLAYTELIRGTPLLAQLFLLYYGLPLAGAIDSVDLVGSGSIPGAAVFVAIVGFTINSSAYQSEYIRSALQSVDEDQLVAARSVGLSKWAGIRHVVLPQGLRYAIPGWTNEFVYLIKYSSLAAFITVLDLFGRADVIASDTFRTTEIYVIVAVFYLALVLTTALAMERVATAVSIPGVGQHDGDR, encoded by the coding sequence ATGAGCGTCGACGAGACTGAACCGGCCGCGGTCGGCGAGCTCCCTGGGCGGCGACGTGTTGCTGTGCTCGCGGTCGGGGTCGTCTTCTGGGCGTGGCTGCTGGCGCGCTGGGCGTCTCACAACGCGGTACTGGACCGACTGTTCAACGCGCTGGGCGCCCCGGGTCTGATCCGCTCGGAGGTGCCCGTCAGGAATCGCGAGCCCTGGCTCTCGCCCGAACCGTTCGCGTCGGCTGCCGACGGCGTCGCGTCGCTGGGCCTGCCGGAGGTCGCCACCGGCTGGCTCGTCTGGCTGCTCGATATCGTCGCGTTCGCCATCGAGAGCGCGCCCGCGCTGGCCGAAGGGGCGTACGTAACGGTGTATCTCACCGTCGCGTCGATGCTGCTCGGGCTGGCCATCGCGATCCCGCTGTCGGTCGCGCGCGTCTACGGCGGGGCCGTACTCAGCCGTCTCTCGCTGGCGTACACGGAGTTAATCCGCGGAACGCCGCTGCTCGCACAGCTGTTCCTGCTGTACTACGGACTGCCGCTCGCGGGCGCGATCGACAGCGTCGACCTCGTCGGGAGCGGATCGATCCCGGGCGCGGCGGTCTTCGTCGCAATCGTCGGGTTCACGATCAACTCCTCGGCCTATCAGTCGGAGTACATCCGGTCGGCTCTGCAGTCCGTCGACGAGGATCAGCTTGTCGCCGCCCGATCGGTCGGCCTCTCGAAGTGGGCGGGGATCCGCCACGTCGTCCTGCCCCAGGGGCTGCGCTACGCCATCCCCGGCTGGACCAACGAGTTCGTCTACCTCATCAAGTACTCCTCGCTGGCCGCGTTCATCACCGTGTTGGACCTGTTCGGTCGGGCGGACGTCATCGCCTCGGACACGTTCCGAACGACCGAGATCTACGTGATCGTCGCGGTGTTCTACCTCGCGCTCGTGTTGACGACCGCGCTGGCGATGGAGCGCGTTGCGACGGCCGTCTCGATCCCCGGTGTCGGCCAGCACGACGGTGACCGGTGA